A genomic region of Thermogemmata fonticola contains the following coding sequences:
- a CDS encoding glycine zipper domain-containing protein produces the protein MQARVGFAWVLLAGLVASGGCEHMNQAQTGAAIGGALGTAAGLGVGAATGNPRTGALIGGLAGAGIGGLIGNEADKEERREQLALQQAAATAASAPQKLGLTDVVHLTQQGHDEQVIINQIRATGSTFQLTTSDLDWLKANGVSPRVIAEMQSRPPVLPSSGLRSSSSTTIIYESPWSPWWMPPPVVAAPVIVRPVYVPPPRPPIVFVGGFYRCR, from the coding sequence ATGCAAGCACGAGTCGGGTTCGCGTGGGTTCTGCTTGCCGGCCTTGTGGCGAGCGGCGGCTGCGAACATATGAACCAAGCGCAAACGGGGGCAGCTATTGGCGGGGCGTTGGGAACCGCAGCGGGCTTAGGTGTGGGAGCCGCGACGGGCAACCCGCGTACCGGCGCGCTCATCGGCGGGCTAGCCGGAGCGGGGATCGGCGGCCTCATCGGCAACGAGGCAGACAAAGAAGAACGACGGGAACAACTCGCCCTGCAACAGGCCGCAGCCACGGCGGCAAGCGCACCCCAGAAGCTGGGCCTAACGGATGTCGTCCACTTGACACAACAGGGGCATGATGAACAGGTTATCATCAATCAAATCCGGGCCACCGGGAGCACCTTCCAATTGACCACGTCCGATTTGGACTGGCTCAAGGCCAACGGGGTGTCACCGCGGGTGATTGCGGAGATGCAGTCGCGTCCGCCGGTGCTGCCGTCGTCGGGGCTGCGTTCGTCGAGCAGTACGACGATCATTTACGAGTCGCCGTGGTCGCCGTGGTGGATGCCGCCGCCGGTGGTGGCCGCTCCGGTCATCGTCCGCCCGGTGTATGTCCCGCCACCTCGGCCGCCGATCGTCTTTGTCGGGGGTTTCTACCGCTGCCGTTGA